The Kroppenstedtia pulmonis genome has a segment encoding these proteins:
- a CDS encoding endospore germination permease yields the protein MSRGNGSIGMLQLAFLFIGSTGVLNHVILIPALLDAAKRDSWIAVIFASVLFLGWMTLIYGLMKRTGREDLIQLISHNVGKPAGWFLSGLIFLSALLKGYVGLKDTSGWLSSIVLPETPYLPIVLLLVVLCWLAACWGIQALSITSGILLPFVMLFGLFVMSGNFPKKDYSLLFPLFQQGPEPVLEGMMFAGVGFSELILILALQHHLKKPVRLFSLWFLAIFITMLTLGPLTGSIAEFGPEAASHQRYPAFEQWRILTLGGFVTHVDFLSIYQWLTGTFIRVSLSLYIMGEALRIPKKKRWAGLAGLGILLCALSFYPRSDIVFWSMLERIVLPLSLVVSLTLGLAFTFFSLLATRKNTKRTISS from the coding sequence ATGCTGCCAAAAGGGATTCCTGGATCGCAGTGATTTTTGCGAGTGTACTGTTTTTAGGTTGGATGACCTTGATATACGGTCTGATGAAACGGACAGGAAGGGAAGACTTAATACAGTTGATATCCCACAATGTAGGAAAGCCAGCCGGATGGTTTCTCAGCGGCTTGATTTTCCTGTCCGCTTTACTTAAAGGATATGTGGGACTTAAGGATACATCGGGATGGTTGAGCAGTATTGTATTGCCGGAAACACCTTATCTGCCGATTGTCCTCCTTCTCGTGGTCTTATGTTGGCTGGCTGCTTGTTGGGGTATACAGGCGCTTTCCATCACCAGCGGTATTCTTCTTCCCTTTGTTATGTTGTTCGGTTTATTTGTCATGTCGGGTAACTTTCCTAAAAAGGACTATTCACTTCTCTTTCCCTTGTTTCAACAGGGACCGGAACCGGTTTTGGAAGGAATGATGTTTGCCGGAGTGGGTTTTTCGGAGTTGATCCTGATATTGGCTCTCCAGCATCATTTGAAAAAACCGGTTCGTCTATTCTCGTTGTGGTTTTTGGCGATTTTTATTACGATGCTCACGCTGGGACCGCTGACAGGATCCATTGCGGAATTTGGTCCGGAAGCCGCCAGTCATCAACGTTATCCCGCTTTTGAACAGTGGAGGATCCTTACCTTGGGAGGGTTCGTTACTCATGTTGACTTTTTATCCATCTATCAGTGGTTGACCGGAACCTTTATACGGGTTTCCCTGTCCCTGTATATCATGGGGGAGGCATTGCGGATACCGAAAAAAAAGAGGTGGGCGGGATTGGCGGGACTGGGTATTCTGTTATGTGCTCTGTCCTTTTATCCAAGGTCGGATATTGTTTTCTGGAGCATGCTGGAAAGGATTGTTCTTCCCCTATCACTTGTCGTGTCCCTGACATTGGGATTGGCGTTTACATTTTTCTCCTTGTTGGCCACCCGTAAAAATACGAAAAGGACGATCTCTTCATGA
- a CDS encoding spore germination protein: MSIRRRLRPRRRKRQEPSDTLEIHPSLKANEIQLRKAVEHSHDVSFSKETFTTGVDSLQVMMMYCSGMVDRKQMNSEALPAIRYWVNTYLSEKREATWTYMQVQTIYNLDQVVERVLEGQLVLLLEGFEKAYALDVSSPPHRQPEESQMETSVRGARDGFTEELEENVALVRKRLKNPSFCFEQFTLGTRSQTRVGLLYIRDIIHSPVLEEVKQKLNQIEVEAINSSAQLEQLISNTRYPLFPEFDFTGRPDFVMASLLRGRFCILVDGNPAALIAPVQLTEVLKSVEDLHIDSFFPTFEYLLRLLGLFLALFAPGLTVAIASFHTDQIPFPLLVTLVLSRAGVPFPPPMEALVMLVLFELFREAGLRMPSPIGQTLSVVGGLIIGDAAIRSGLTSPSMVVVIAVSAVATSTLVNQTLHGAVTLLRFAVLLLSSIFGLLGFFVALFMIILYLAQLRSFGIPYLAPLSPYSSGDTYRMLLSWKTLRRRPQLLKPQDDTRRPKERP; encoded by the coding sequence ATGAGTATACGCAGACGATTACGCCCGAGAAGAAGAAAAAGACAAGAGCCCTCTGATACCTTGGAGATTCATCCTTCCCTGAAGGCGAATGAAATACAATTACGAAAAGCAGTAGAGCATAGTCACGATGTATCCTTTTCGAAGGAAACATTTACGACTGGAGTGGATTCCCTTCAAGTGATGATGATGTACTGTTCAGGGATGGTGGATCGTAAACAGATGAACAGCGAGGCGCTTCCTGCTATCCGATACTGGGTGAACACCTATTTGTCGGAGAAACGGGAAGCGACCTGGACTTATATGCAGGTACAGACCATTTATAATCTGGATCAAGTGGTGGAGCGTGTTTTGGAGGGACAGTTGGTCTTGTTACTGGAGGGATTTGAAAAGGCCTACGCTTTGGATGTCTCTTCACCGCCTCATCGACAGCCTGAGGAAAGTCAGATGGAGACCTCGGTTCGGGGTGCACGGGACGGCTTTACGGAAGAGTTGGAGGAAAACGTGGCACTGGTTCGAAAGCGATTGAAAAACCCCTCTTTTTGCTTTGAGCAATTTACTTTGGGAACCCGGAGTCAAACCAGAGTGGGTCTTTTATATATTCGGGATATCATCCATTCTCCGGTTTTGGAGGAAGTAAAACAAAAGCTAAATCAGATCGAAGTGGAAGCCATCAATAGCAGTGCACAACTGGAACAGCTGATAAGCAACACCCGCTATCCATTGTTTCCGGAATTTGACTTTACGGGACGCCCAGACTTTGTGATGGCCTCCTTGTTGCGAGGGCGCTTTTGTATCCTGGTGGACGGAAACCCCGCAGCACTGATCGCCCCGGTTCAGCTGACCGAGGTGTTGAAAAGTGTAGAAGATCTTCATATAGATAGTTTCTTTCCCACTTTTGAATACCTGTTGCGATTGTTGGGTTTGTTTTTGGCATTGTTTGCCCCAGGATTGACGGTGGCTATTGCCTCATTCCACACCGATCAAATCCCTTTTCCTTTATTGGTAACACTGGTGTTGTCTCGGGCAGGGGTTCCTTTTCCCCCTCCCATGGAAGCTCTGGTCATGTTGGTGTTGTTTGAACTTTTCCGGGAAGCAGGGTTACGGATGCCGTCTCCCATTGGACAAACACTGTCTGTTGTAGGTGGACTGATCATTGGAGATGCGGCGATCCGATCGGGACTGACCAGTCCCAGTATGGTAGTGGTAATTGCTGTTTCAGCTGTAGCAACCTCCACCTTGGTAAACCAAACCCTCCACGGAGCGGTTACGTTATTGAGATTTGCAGTATTGCTCCTCAGCTCTATATTTGGATTGCTCGGTTTTTTTGTAGCGTTGTTTATGATCATCCTGTACCTGGCCCAATTACGCTCCTTCGGTATTCCCTACTTGGCTCCACTCTCCCCCTATTCATCTGGAGATACCTACAGAATGTTGTTGAGCTGGAAAACGTTGCGTAGGCGCCCGCAATTGTTGAAGCCCCAGGATGATACCCGAAGACCAAAGGAGAGACCTTGA
- a CDS encoding Ger(x)C family spore germination protein has product MRLRKVGVILLIGTMTLLPSGCWDLQNLSTTEFATAVGIDYLDGQYHVYVQFSNFSNLMSSSEGGGGGSGSKQLWVAKGVGSTVDAAFNDLFAISQNIVRWGHLGAVVLHENVLKEGIEASVDTMNRYFEVRHTVWLYATDQPILPILATPPVVYPQPLDPQLVEPLDTYKQRSLIQPLPMYEVLRLMNEPGHSLLLPMVKLVKDRWSTNESTESIAIVSGVCTVHNYRISNKFPDISLEGLPWMNQNANRIRIVLKKKGEAFATMEGKNPKVKVVPHVTKNEVFFDVKVKTAAQLVDLRIFEQKKNLINMVEKEIERQIRHTFLEGVKKREDLYSLSHVLYRKDPDRWAKLSGKRKWVPLTPSSLRNVQVDVTIKDTGRAKLKKWRRDSE; this is encoded by the coding sequence ATGCGGTTGCGGAAAGTGGGAGTGATTCTCCTTATCGGTACCATGACGTTATTGCCAAGTGGATGCTGGGATCTTCAAAATCTCTCCACAACGGAGTTTGCAACGGCTGTGGGAATAGACTACCTGGACGGACAATACCATGTTTATGTCCAGTTCAGCAACTTCTCCAATCTGATGAGCAGTTCGGAAGGAGGAGGGGGAGGCTCAGGTAGTAAGCAACTATGGGTGGCGAAGGGTGTAGGGTCTACGGTGGATGCTGCCTTTAATGATCTGTTTGCCATTTCCCAGAATATTGTGCGCTGGGGCCATTTAGGGGCGGTGGTTTTGCATGAAAATGTACTGAAAGAAGGTATCGAGGCATCTGTTGATACGATGAATCGGTACTTTGAGGTACGGCATACGGTCTGGCTTTATGCTACAGATCAACCGATTCTTCCGATTTTGGCCACACCTCCCGTTGTTTATCCCCAGCCCCTGGACCCTCAGTTGGTGGAACCTTTGGATACTTATAAGCAACGTTCCTTGATTCAGCCTCTTCCGATGTATGAGGTGTTGCGCTTAATGAATGAACCGGGGCATTCTCTGCTGTTGCCAATGGTGAAGCTGGTAAAGGATCGATGGAGCACCAATGAGAGTACTGAATCGATTGCTATAGTCAGTGGAGTTTGTACTGTTCATAACTACCGGATAAGTAATAAATTTCCTGACATCAGTCTGGAAGGATTGCCTTGGATGAATCAAAACGCTAATCGGATTCGGATTGTATTGAAAAAAAAGGGAGAAGCATTTGCTACAATGGAAGGAAAAAACCCCAAAGTGAAAGTGGTCCCTCATGTCACCAAAAATGAAGTTTTTTTCGATGTAAAGGTGAAGACAGCGGCGCAGCTGGTGGATCTTCGTATCTTTGAACAGAAGAAAAACCTGATCAACATGGTGGAGAAAGAGATAGAACGTCAGATTCGACACACCTTTTTGGAAGGGGTGAAAAAAAGGGAGGATTTGTATAGTTTATCCCATGTTTTATACCGGAAAGATCCGGATCGATGGGCAAAACTCTCCGGTAAACGTAAATGGGTACCCTTAACTCCTTCATCCCTGCGCAATGTGCAAGTGGATGTAACCATCAAAGATACGGGCAGGGCTAAACTGAAAAAATGGCGCCGGGACTCGGAGTAA
- the aroC gene encoding chorismate synthase, whose translation MRYLTAGESHGPQLTLIVEGLPSQLPFSKEKVDAQLARRQKGYGRGRRMQIESDQIQVLSGIRFGKTTGAPVALAIENKDWAKWQDVMSPDPDASKAEKRRVSRPRPGHADLNGAVKYGHRDMRDVLERSSARETAARVAVGAIARQVLELCGIKVAGHVVQIGSVNTERLDLTCWSAEEIAEKSESSPVRCLDPDAEQEMIRLIDEAKQEGDSLGGVVEVIVEGVPVGLGSHVHWDRKLDARLVQAIVSINAFKGAEIGIGFEAGKRKGSQVHDEILWSEEKGYHRATNRLGGFEGGMTNGEAIVVRGVMKPIPTLYKPLNSVDIDTREPFQASIERSDSCAVPAASVVAENVVAWEIARALLEKFSSDTADELVQDVNRYRQRVREF comes from the coding sequence ATGCGTTATTTGACAGCAGGAGAGTCCCACGGACCCCAGTTGACTTTGATTGTAGAAGGGTTGCCCAGTCAGCTTCCTTTTTCCAAAGAAAAAGTGGATGCTCAATTGGCCCGTCGCCAGAAAGGTTATGGCAGAGGCCGGCGCATGCAGATTGAGTCAGACCAAATTCAAGTGTTGTCCGGTATTCGTTTTGGGAAGACGACAGGGGCTCCCGTGGCTCTGGCCATTGAAAACAAGGATTGGGCCAAGTGGCAAGATGTGATGAGTCCCGACCCGGATGCAAGTAAAGCGGAGAAGCGTCGCGTTTCCCGTCCTCGTCCAGGACATGCCGATTTGAACGGAGCGGTGAAGTATGGACACCGGGATATGCGGGATGTCCTGGAGCGGTCCAGTGCCCGAGAAACAGCTGCCCGTGTCGCTGTCGGGGCGATCGCCCGTCAAGTGTTGGAACTGTGCGGAATCAAGGTGGCGGGACATGTGGTACAGATCGGTTCGGTCAATACAGAACGTTTGGATCTGACCTGTTGGTCCGCAGAGGAGATTGCGGAAAAATCCGAGTCCTCCCCAGTCCGCTGTCTCGATCCCGATGCTGAACAAGAAATGATTCGTTTGATTGATGAAGCCAAGCAGGAGGGAGACTCCCTGGGTGGTGTTGTGGAGGTCATTGTGGAAGGAGTTCCAGTGGGTTTGGGAAGTCATGTCCATTGGGACCGTAAGCTTGATGCCCGTTTGGTTCAGGCGATTGTCAGCATCAACGCATTTAAGGGAGCGGAAATTGGAATCGGTTTTGAAGCCGGAAAACGGAAGGGATCACAGGTTCATGATGAGATTTTGTGGTCCGAGGAAAAAGGTTACCATCGGGCTACCAATCGCCTTGGCGGCTTTGAAGGGGGGATGACCAACGGGGAAGCGATCGTGGTACGAGGTGTGATGAAGCCCATCCCTACATTGTACAAACCCTTAAACAGTGTAGATATCGATACCCGAGAACCCTTTCAGGCCAGTATTGAGCGTTCAGATAGCTGTGCGGTCCCGGCTGCCAGTGTTGTGGCTGAAAATGTAGTAGCCTGGGAAATTGCCCGAGCTTTGCTGGAGAAATTCTCTTCGGATACGGCGGATGAACTGGTACAGGATGTGAATCGATATCGTCAACGTGTAAGGGAGTTCTAA
- the aroB gene encoding 3-dehydroquinate synthase — translation MKKLTVRLPERSYPIYIGTGLYQQLPRLLDDLGWSHRPLMVVTDTQVGPLYGKAVIQPLEEAGFKVGLVTVPAGEVSKSLSSLEQLTETCIQFGLDRSGAVLALGGGVIGDLAGFLAATYMRGIPFVQLPTTLLAHDSSVGGKVGVNHALGKNMIGAFHQPSLVVFDVDTLHTLPEREVSSGFAEVIKHALIRDTTFVDWLADHRSQLLSLESDSLGQAIMKGCRVKAEIVAQDERESGLRAVLNYGHTIGHALESVSGYGCYTHGEAVAIGMVGAAMLGEQLGLATGVLAPTEKLLKSFRLPIRFMEKLSDEALLNAMKRDKKVRQGGYTFVLPTSVGSVRILRDVEERAILQVLQQLRGDTR, via the coding sequence ATGAAGAAGCTGACAGTACGGTTGCCGGAACGGTCGTATCCGATTTATATCGGTACCGGTCTGTATCAACAATTACCCCGGTTGTTGGATGACTTGGGGTGGAGCCACCGTCCTCTTATGGTGGTGACAGATACACAGGTGGGGCCGCTGTATGGAAAAGCTGTGATTCAACCCTTGGAGGAGGCCGGGTTCAAGGTAGGCCTGGTAACGGTTCCTGCAGGAGAGGTGTCCAAAAGTCTCTCTTCCTTGGAACAATTAACGGAAACCTGTATTCAATTTGGATTGGATCGCTCCGGTGCTGTTTTGGCTTTAGGCGGGGGAGTGATCGGGGATCTGGCTGGATTTTTGGCTGCCACGTATATGCGAGGCATTCCTTTTGTTCAGCTTCCCACTACCTTACTGGCCCATGACAGCAGTGTGGGAGGAAAAGTGGGGGTAAACCACGCCCTGGGCAAAAATATGATCGGTGCTTTTCATCAACCATCTCTGGTGGTATTTGATGTGGATACCTTGCATACACTTCCGGAGCGAGAGGTGTCTTCCGGATTTGCTGAAGTGATTAAACACGCATTGATCCGGGATACTACTTTTGTTGATTGGTTGGCGGATCACCGCAGCCAGCTTCTTTCCCTGGAATCGGATTCCCTGGGTCAGGCAATTATGAAAGGCTGCCGGGTAAAAGCGGAAATCGTAGCTCAGGATGAGCGGGAAAGCGGATTACGGGCTGTTTTAAATTATGGGCATACCATCGGTCACGCATTGGAATCCGTATCAGGCTATGGTTGCTACACCCATGGTGAAGCGGTAGCCATCGGAATGGTGGGAGCTGCCATGCTGGGGGAACAGCTGGGTTTGGCAACAGGTGTGTTGGCACCCACAGAAAAGCTTTTGAAATCATTTCGTCTGCCAATCCGGTTCATGGAGAAGTTATCCGATGAGGCTCTCCTCAATGCAATGAAGCGGGATAAAAAAGTACGACAAGGAGGTTATACCTTCGTGTTACCAACTTCTGTGGGTTCCGTCAGAATCCTACGGGATGTGGAGGAAAGGGCGATATTGCAGGTATTGCAGCAACTACGGGGTGATACAAGATGA
- the aroH gene encoding chorismate mutase encodes MNVRGIRGATTVSANQTSLILEATQELLGEIIRLNQVKPEDIASVFITVSPDLNATFPARIIRDLEGWEMVPLMCAVEIDVPEGLSKCIRLLVHINTCREQKEIHHVYLRKAQSLRPDLVPQTGR; translated from the coding sequence ATGAACGTACGGGGGATTCGCGGGGCGACGACAGTTTCAGCCAACCAAACCTCTCTGATCTTAGAGGCCACCCAGGAACTGCTGGGGGAAATAATACGTCTAAACCAGGTTAAACCGGAGGATATCGCCAGTGTGTTTATCACTGTGAGTCCTGATTTAAACGCCACCTTCCCGGCCCGGATCATTCGGGATTTGGAGGGGTGGGAAATGGTACCCTTGATGTGTGCCGTAGAAATCGATGTTCCTGAAGGTTTGTCCAAATGCATCCGTTTGTTGGTTCATATCAATACTTGCAGGGAACAGAAGGAGATTCATCATGTCTATCTCCGAAAAGCCCAAAGCCTGCGACCGGATTTGGTACCCCAAACCGGTCGTTGA
- a CDS encoding anthranilate synthase component I family protein, giving the protein MFDPSFDEVRALSRNYSMIPICKRIFTDTETPVRLFHRMGKRPFSFLLESAENGERQGRFSFMGADPFLIFQCRENWVTLTQQGETRSFHTRNPLKELDQLLDRYRAPIYTDFPPFLGGAVGYIGHGFINSLEPISRHPKDLKRDAWDLHLMFCDRLMVMDHLKQEIILVQNISVSPGDDHHSLRRQYDEALTGLDSWWQELWQQDPENGFLPVLTPDREETSMSKAIPHMTPEGYCHMVSRCLEHIRRGDVLQIVPSQRWTWPDAPPAMDVYRILRGLNPSPYMYYLSLGDEEVVGASPELLIRVMEGQVETRPIAGTRHRGKTPAEDQELAAELLKDKKELTEHAMLVDLGRHDLGKVCRYGSVQVEDERRIEKYSHVMHMVSHVTGELAKGYRPLDAFRAAFPAGTVSGAPKVRALQLLAEMEPEPRGIYSGAIGYFSFTGNLDSCITIRTLHFRDGEALIQAGGGVVADSIPEKEYEESCNKAKGMIQALSLAENLYSITAKR; this is encoded by the coding sequence ATGTTTGACCCCTCTTTTGACGAAGTGCGGGCATTATCCCGCAACTACTCGATGATACCCATTTGCAAGCGTATTTTTACTGATACGGAAACACCGGTACGACTGTTTCACCGTATGGGGAAAAGACCCTTCTCCTTTCTGTTGGAGAGTGCGGAAAATGGTGAACGCCAAGGACGTTTCTCTTTTATGGGAGCCGATCCCTTTTTGATTTTTCAATGTCGGGAAAATTGGGTCACATTGACACAGCAAGGTGAAACCCGAAGCTTCCATACCCGGAACCCTTTAAAAGAACTGGATCAACTGTTGGATCGATACCGGGCTCCCATATATACTGATTTCCCTCCGTTTCTGGGAGGTGCCGTGGGATATATCGGCCACGGTTTCATAAACAGTCTGGAACCAATCTCCCGTCATCCCAAAGATTTGAAAAGAGACGCCTGGGATCTTCACTTGATGTTTTGTGACCGGTTAATGGTAATGGATCATCTGAAGCAGGAGATCATTTTGGTTCAAAACATTTCAGTCTCCCCCGGGGATGATCATCATTCGTTACGTCGTCAATATGACGAAGCTTTAACCGGACTTGATTCCTGGTGGCAAGAGTTGTGGCAGCAGGATCCGGAAAATGGTTTTTTGCCTGTTTTGACTCCAGACAGAGAAGAAACATCGATGTCCAAAGCCATTCCCCATATGACTCCTGAAGGGTACTGTCACATGGTTAGTCGCTGTCTGGAACATATCCGTCGGGGAGATGTACTCCAGATTGTCCCCTCACAGCGGTGGACATGGCCGGATGCTCCTCCCGCTATGGATGTTTATCGAATTCTTCGGGGTTTAAATCCCTCTCCCTATATGTATTATCTTTCTCTGGGAGATGAAGAAGTGGTGGGAGCCTCGCCGGAATTGCTGATCCGTGTAATGGAAGGACAGGTGGAGACTCGACCCATTGCCGGAACTCGCCACAGAGGGAAAACACCGGCGGAGGATCAGGAGTTGGCGGCGGAGTTGCTAAAGGATAAAAAGGAACTGACCGAACATGCGATGTTAGTCGATTTGGGACGGCATGATCTGGGAAAGGTTTGCCGATATGGTTCCGTTCAGGTAGAGGATGAAAGGAGGATAGAAAAGTATTCCCATGTGATGCATATGGTTTCCCATGTTACTGGGGAATTGGCAAAGGGATACCGACCTTTGGATGCCTTCCGCGCCGCTTTCCCTGCGGGTACGGTATCAGGGGCGCCAAAGGTACGGGCCTTGCAACTATTGGCGGAAATGGAACCCGAACCTCGAGGAATATACTCCGGAGCCATCGGTTATTTCAGTTTTACCGGGAATCTGGACAGTTGCATTACAATCCGAACTCTGCACTTTCGGGATGGTGAAGCATTGATTCAAGCAGGCGGTGGCGTTGTAGCGGATTCCATTCCCGAAAAAGAGTATGAGGAATCTTGCAATAAAGCAAAAGGCATGATTCAGGCTTTATCCTTGGCGGAAAACCTGTATTCCATCACGGCGAAGAGGTAA
- the trpD gene encoding anthranilate phosphoribosyltransferase — translation MIQKTLSKVVGKMDLSQMEAAELVRGMMDGKVTFAQAGAALAALRMKGETVEEISGFAMAMRERATQVDLSDLDALDTCGTGGDGKGTFNISTAAAIVAAAAGAKVAKHGNRAASGQSGSADVLEALGINIRLNPGEAKQSLEKLGICFLFAPLYHQGMKTVMPTRKELGFRTCFNLLGPLVNPARVRRQLVGVYDPNLTETVARVLLSLGGHRILVVAGLDGMDEISITGKTRISEVDQGSVKTYEVSPEDLGLQRASLAELMGSDSRENAALIRQVLEGEPGPRQNVVLANAGAALYVAGQATCLQEGIHLASEAIDQGLAAKKLKDMILFGKETCYVS, via the coding sequence ATGATTCAAAAAACGCTGTCCAAAGTGGTGGGTAAAATGGATTTAAGCCAGATGGAAGCGGCTGAACTGGTCAGAGGGATGATGGATGGAAAAGTGACTTTCGCTCAGGCTGGTGCCGCATTAGCTGCCCTGCGAATGAAAGGTGAGACGGTAGAGGAGATATCCGGTTTTGCTATGGCGATGCGGGAGCGGGCAACACAAGTGGATCTGTCGGATCTGGATGCCTTGGATACCTGTGGAACAGGTGGCGACGGAAAAGGAACTTTCAATATTTCCACAGCTGCGGCCATTGTAGCGGCAGCAGCAGGAGCCAAGGTGGCCAAACATGGTAATCGGGCGGCATCTGGACAGAGTGGAAGTGCCGATGTGTTGGAAGCATTGGGAATCAACATTCGATTGAATCCAGGAGAAGCAAAGCAATCCTTGGAAAAGCTAGGTATCTGTTTTCTGTTTGCCCCCTTATATCATCAAGGAATGAAAACGGTAATGCCAACCCGCAAAGAGCTGGGGTTTCGTACCTGTTTCAATCTGTTGGGCCCATTGGTCAATCCGGCAAGGGTTCGAAGGCAATTGGTAGGGGTGTATGATCCCAATTTGACGGAGACTGTGGCTCGTGTCCTGCTTTCGCTGGGAGGACATCGGATTTTAGTGGTGGCGGGACTGGATGGGATGGATGAGATCTCAATTACCGGGAAAACACGAATCAGCGAAGTGGATCAAGGGTCGGTTAAAACTTATGAAGTTTCACCAGAAGATCTGGGTTTGCAACGTGCTTCCCTGGCAGAGTTGATGGGGAGTGACAGTCGGGAAAATGCTGCTCTGATTCGACAAGTGTTGGAAGGAGAGCCCGGACCAAGACAGAATGTGGTACTGGCCAATGCCGGAGCCGCTCTGTATGTGGCAGGTCAGGCGACCTGTCTTCAGGAAGGGATTCATCTGGCTTCGGAAGCGATTGATCAGGGATTGGCGGCAAAGAAGTTGAAGGATATGATTCTCTTCGGAAAGGAGACATGTTATGTTTCTTGA
- the trpC gene encoding indole-3-glycerol phosphate synthase TrpC: MFLDQIVKQKRQEVSLLTKKLTVRHQEKALQLPPCRPFAESLFRRQGQPALIAEVKPASPSKGVIRESVNPVTTASSYETGGASAVSVLTDELFFNGKLDYLTQIKDAVTVPVLRKDFILDSVQLIQSRLCGADAVLLIVAMLEKEKLRALSEEARELGMDVLIEIHQESELAAALEANPDVLGINNRNLFTFETDLKVTETLFPLIPHGIPVIGESGVGSLKDWQRLSRVGVDGILVGEFLMRQGSPEAGVKQLVAGGTGCTEPF, translated from the coding sequence ATGTTTCTTGATCAAATTGTAAAGCAGAAACGACAGGAAGTATCGCTTCTTACAAAAAAGTTGACGGTTCGTCACCAGGAGAAGGCACTTCAACTTCCTCCCTGTCGTCCATTTGCTGAAAGTTTGTTCCGCCGGCAGGGTCAGCCGGCCTTGATTGCAGAGGTAAAACCGGCTTCTCCCTCCAAGGGTGTGATCCGGGAAAGTGTAAATCCGGTGACTACTGCCTCTTCCTATGAAACAGGGGGAGCATCTGCCGTTTCTGTTTTGACGGATGAGCTCTTTTTTAACGGAAAGCTGGATTACCTGACACAGATCAAAGATGCGGTGACTGTTCCGGTTTTACGTAAGGATTTTATTCTTGATTCGGTACAGCTGATCCAAAGTCGCTTGTGTGGAGCGGATGCGGTGCTTTTGATTGTGGCGATGCTGGAGAAGGAGAAATTAAGAGCGTTGTCTGAAGAAGCCCGTGAATTGGGAATGGATGTACTCATTGAAATTCATCAGGAATCCGAGTTAGCTGCTGCTTTGGAAGCAAATCCAGATGTTTTGGGCATCAATAACCGTAATTTATTTACTTTTGAGACGGATTTGAAGGTGACGGAAACGTTGTTTCCTTTGATCCCCCATGGGATACCGGTGATTGGGGAAAGTGGGGTGGGATCTCTGAAGGATTGGCAGCGGCTGAGCCGAGTCGGGGTAGATGGCATTCTGGTGGGAGAGTTCCTGATGCGACAAGGTTCTCCGGAAGCAGGGGTAAAACAGTTGGTGGCAGGTGGGACTGGTTGTACCGAACCTTTTTGA
- a CDS encoding phosphoribosylanthranilate isomerase gives MYRTFLKVCGLKHRQDVDKLKGLDLDAVGLILVPGRKRSVSREEAKELVSRLPQKLDIVGVMMDPEPEEVMAWMSLIPLDRIQLHGEESPSLCRRIKVETGIPLVKAIHLDEKGEGNQEPGEYAPWVDVVLLDSVLKGVRGGTGVSFPWMKISDYQQRWSPYGIPVWVAGGIHPDNVEKLLRTHQPAGIDVSSGTETEGRKDREKMNQLVKRVRIYDKRKSNSGTSRTLR, from the coding sequence TTGTACCGAACCTTTTTGAAAGTATGTGGTTTGAAGCACCGACAGGATGTGGATAAGCTGAAGGGGTTGGATCTGGATGCAGTGGGATTGATCTTGGTTCCGGGTCGGAAACGGAGTGTCAGTCGGGAAGAAGCGAAAGAGTTGGTTTCCCGGTTGCCTCAGAAGCTGGACATTGTGGGTGTAATGATGGATCCTGAGCCGGAGGAGGTCATGGCTTGGATGTCTCTTATTCCACTGGACCGAATCCAACTCCATGGAGAAGAATCCCCTTCTCTATGCCGGCGAATTAAAGTAGAAACAGGCATCCCTCTGGTAAAGGCAATTCATCTGGATGAAAAAGGAGAAGGGAATCAGGAACCTGGGGAGTATGCACCTTGGGTGGATGTCGTTCTGTTGGATTCGGTACTTAAAGGTGTACGAGGGGGCACAGGAGTAAGCTTTCCTTGGATGAAAATATCCGATTATCAGCAAAGGTGGTCGCCATACGGAATTCCGGTCTGGGTGGCGGGAGGGATCCACCCCGACAATGTGGAGAAGCTTCTCCGTACCCACCAACCGGCAGGAATCGATGTCTCCAGTGGAACTGAAACAGAGGGCCGCAAAGATCGGGAAAAGATGAACCAGTTGGTGAAAAGGGTGAGAATATATGATAAGCGAAAAAGCAACAGCGGAACGTCCAGGACGCTTCGGTAA